The Sulfitobacter indolifex genome contains the following window.
ACGGTGATCTGATGTGGCTCGGAGTTCAGTTTTTTGTTCTTGGCGTCGTCCCAAACGGTCAGATTAAGGATCAGAATGGATTTGGGCGCAAAGAACAGCGGGACACCGGGCTGCGCCAAGACATAGCCTTCGACGCTGATGCCAAAGTGATAGAAACGCTCGCCGTCATAGCGGTCAAACCGCTCGGCGGTTGCGGCCTGAACGGCAGCGGCCAGTTCATCCTTGCTGACCTCACGGCTGAGCGGGCCTTTCTGGGCCTTGGGGGCCACGACAATATTGTGGTGCAGGTTAAAATCGCCGAGCGGGGTCGGCGCGTCGCCCAAATCGGATGCGCCATTACAGGCGGCCAGCGTCGCAACAGTCATCAGCACAGCAAGAACACGGATCATCGGCACATCCCTCGGGGCGTTAATATCGGCAAAGGGGTAGCTGATGGCCAAAGGCGGCGCAATCATTTGCCGCAGTTGCGCCCCTGCCGTCCCGCCCTATCTTGGCTAAGAGTGAGGACATCATCATGGCTCAGCCAACACAACCGCCCCGCCCCCTGCCCGTGCGCGTACCCCTTGTCACCGAACCTGTCGGTCTGCTTGGTAGCCTTCAAATGGCCCGGCGCAATGTGCTGAGCATTATCCCTAAGATCGCCACAACGCAGCCCATGGTGTCGGGCAAGACCGGCAAACGCTGGCATATGGTGATGGACCCGGGTGCGATACGGCACGTCTTATTGGATCGGCTAGAGGACTACCCCAAATCAGATGTAACTAAGAACCTGCTGCGCCCGGCCATTGGCGACTCTCTCTTTATTGCGGAAGGCGCGCACTGGCGCTGGCAACGCCGCGCGGCGGCCCCGGTGTTTTCGCAGCGCAATGTGCGCAACCTCGCCCCCGTGATGACAGATGCCGCCGCCCGCGCCGCTGACCGGATTGCCGCCGCAGGGCCGCGCGCGGTCAATATGCTCGACGAGATGGTCACCACCACTTTCGACGTGATCGGCGATGTGACCTTTTCCGGCGATGGCACCTTTGACCGCGACAAGGTGCATGGGGCGATTGACGATTATATCGCCGAAGCTGGCAAGATCAGCCTGTTCGACATTTTGGGCTTTCCCGATTGGCTGCCGCGTCCGGGGCGGATGATGTCGGGCCAAGCGCTGAAGCAGATGAAGGCCATGGCCGACAGCGCCATCGAGGCCCGCGTCGCGCGTGGTCACGAGGGCACGCCCGACCTTCTGGATTTGCTCCTCGAAGGCGTCGACCCCAAGACCAAGCGCCAGATGAACACCGCTGAGTTGCGCGACAATCTATTAACCTTCATCGTCGCGGGGCATGAGACAACGGCACTGACGCTGGCGTGGTCGATGTATCTGATGGGGTTCGATCAAGACATGCAGGCCCGCGCCCGCGCTGAGGTGCAATCGGTTCTCGGCAACCGCCCCTGCACTGGCGAAGACGTGGATGACCTGCCGTTAATCCGAATGATCGTCGACGAGGCGCTGAGGCTCTACCCCGCTGCCGGGATCATCTCGCGCACCGCGCAAAAGCACGACACGCTCTGCGACCGCGAAATTCGACCCGGCGACACCGTGATGATCCCGATCTACGCGCTTGGCCGTAATGAATTGCTCTGGGACGATCCCGACGCCTTCCGCCCCGAACGTTTTGCAGACCGTAAGGCGATTGACCGCTATGCCTATCTGCCCTTTGGCGATGGACCGCGTATTTGCATCGGGGCGAGTTTCGCGCTGCAAGAGGCGGTGATCATCTTGGCCACGCTGCTCGGGCGGTTCAAGTTCACCCCCGTGCCCGGCAAAGACCCAAAGCCAGTGATGATCCTGACCCTTCGGCCCGAAGGCGGCGTGTGGATGACGGCAGAGCCGCTGAACTGACCCCACTGCAAAGCGGGGCCAACGGGATCAGTTGAATTTATTGTCGCGCGGGAAGCCACGCGGCGCCATGCGACCGGAACTCGCGCGTTTGCCGGTCCATTCCGCCAGATCGGCCTCGGTGCGCGTGCGCCCTGCGGGGTCTTGCCAGCTTAGGCCCGCGTCGCGCGTAAAGGTGGTGGCATCCGACAGCCCGCCATCTTTGTATTTCTGCAACCGCACACCCTTGCCGCGCCCCATTTCGGGCAGCTCATCAAGACCAAAGACCAGCACTTTGCGGTTCTCGCCGACGGTCGCCACACTATCACCCGACACAGGATGACAGACCAACGCCGCGACACCGTCGCCGCGCACGTTCAACACCTGCTTGCCGCTGCGGGTCTGCGCCACGACCTCATCCTCGGGCACGACGAAACCATCGCCAGCGGAGGACGCCACCAGCAACTTGCGCCCCGGCTGATGAATAAACAGGGACACGATCTGCACCTCATTGGGCAGATCGACCATCAATCGCAGCGGCTCGCCCATGCCGCGCCCGCCGGGCAGATTGGCGGCGGAAACGGTGTAGAAACGCCCGTTCGAGCCAAAGACCAGCAAGCGGTCCGTCGTTTCCGCATGGAAGATGAAACGCGGGCCGTCGCCATCCTTGAACTTCAACTCGCGGTTCAGGTCGATATGGCCCGTCATCGCGCGAATCCAGCCCATCTGCGAGCAGACCACTGTAATTGGCTCGCGGTCGATCATTGCCTCAATCGGCACGTCCTCAACCTCGCCCGCCGTCTCAAAGGTACTGAGACGCTGGCCGCGTTTGATCCCGTCGATGACCCAATCCTTGCCAAACTGCTTTTTCGTCGCGCGCAGTTGGTCGGCGATGGTGGTCCATTGCAGGTCTTCATTGTCGAGCAGGTCTTCTAGCCCCGCGCGTTCCGACATCAATGTGTCACGCTCTTTCACCAGCGCATCTTCTTCCAACCGCCGCAAAGACCGCAGACGCATGTTGAGAATCGCTTCGGCCTGCACATCCGAAAGACCGTTTTCCCGGCCCGCATAGCTGTGCGGCACGGCGCGGGTGTCACCGCTTTCAGTCAGCACACCCGTCGCCTGCGCTTCGGCATCGGCGATCACCGCCAGCTTGGACACATCGACACCCGCGAGCGGCGAAATATAGGCGGCTTCATCCATCGCGCGGGCCAGCGTGTCTTGATGCACCCGGCTCCAGTCCTCATACATCAAGGCGGCTTTGGGGTCGTCATCATAGCGGATGATCTCGATCACGCGGTCGAGGTTCAGGAAGGCCGTAATCAGGCCCTGCAACACTTCAAGCCGATGGTCGATCTTGTCCATCCGGTGCCGCGAACGGCGCTGAAGCACCTCGCGCCGGTGGTCGAGGAAGGCGCGCAGCACTTCTTTCAACGAACAAACCTTGGGCGTCTGCCCGTCGATCAACACGTTCATGTTGAGCGAGAAACGGACCTCAAGATCGGAGTTGCGGAACAACATCCCCATCAGCACAGCGGGATCGACGTTTTTCGAGCGTGGCTCGATAATCATCCGCACGTCTTCGGCAGATTCGTCGCGCACATCGGCGAGGATCGGTATCTTCTTGGCTTGAATCAGTTCGGCGATCTTTTCGATCAGCTTGGATTTCTGAACCTGATAGGGGATTTCGGTCACGACAATCTGCCACGCACCGCGGCCAAGGTCTTCGACCTCCCAACGGCAGCGCAAACGGAACGAGCCGCGACCCGTCCGGTAGGCATTGGCTATATTCTCAGGCGGCTCGACAATCACGCCCCCGGTGGGGAAGTCAGGGCCGGGCACGTAATTCAGCAGCGTCTCATCACGCGCATCGGGTGTCTTGATCAGGTGAATACAAGCGTCGCACAGTTCGGCAATGTTATGCGGCGGGATGTTGGTGGCCATGCCGACAGCAATCCCCGACGAGCCGTTGGCCAGAAGGTTGGGGAACTGCGCGGGCAGCACAACAGGTTCGGTCAGCGTGCCATCATAATTTTCACGATAATCGACAGCGTTCTCGTTCAGCCCTTCCAACATCGCCTCAGCGACCGCTGTCATCCGCGCTTCGGTATAGCGCGAGGCAGCGGGATTATCGCCGTCGATATTGCCGAAGTTACCCTGACCGTCGACCAGCGGATAGCGGACGTTAAAGTCCTGCGCCAAACGCGCCATCGCATCATAAATCGCGGCATCGCCATGCGGGTGATAGTTCCCCATGACATCGCCCGAAATCTTCGCCGATTTACGAAAGCCACCCGTTGATGACAGCCGCAGCTCGCGCATGGCAAAAAGAATGCGGCGGTGGACTGGCTTCAACCCGTCGCGTGCATCCGGCAAGGCACGGTGCATGATCGTGGACAGCGCATAGGTCAGATACCGCTCACCCAAGGCGCGGCGCAGCGGCTCGGACAGGTCATTCGGATCGAGTTCTGGGGGTGTGGTTGTGTCTGACATGACGGGTCTTTTAGCCAACCGCGGCAGGGCGGGCAAGCGACAGATTGTTCAGAATCAGCCAGACGAATTCGCCGCTGTCACGGTTTCAAGTCAGAAAATAGCAATACTTTTTCTCTATGCGAATTCTTGCCAATTGGATTTGAACCATTCGCGAAGTTCCGCGTTGGTCTCTCAACAGAGACATGGTTTTGACAAGGACGAGGAACAGCACAATGAAACGCTTCATCTTTTTGACATTTGGTTTCATGGGCTGGGCTTTCTATGAGATGAGCGGCGGGGCGGATTTTGTACCTGCAGGCCCACAGATGGCGAGCGCTGAAGCCACAGGTTCGGGCCTAATCGCCAGCGCAAATGCCGCGACATCTTCCTCCAGCTTGGTCACCGCTGCTGTCGCCAACGCAGCACGTAAGTCGGAAACCTCAGCAACCCCCATTGCACGAAAAGCGCAAGCGCCTGAGGCCGTCGCAACCCGTGTGGCGCTGAACCTGACCACTTTAAGCGACCTGCCTCAGGCCAACAACTCGATGGTGCAAAAGGCCGTTGCTACGTCAGACGACCGCGCCGGTGCTAAAGTTGTAAAGGCCAAAGTGGTTAACGCTAGGCCGATGATCCAAAACGCATCCTATTCGGTCACAACTGCAAATGCGCCTGTCGTTGTTCCTAGCCTGATCAATTCCAACGATAACAGCGCAACCTATGTAAGCACCACGCAGGCCGACATTCGCAAGGTAAACGGCACACGCGTCAATGTTCGCGGTGGCCCCGGTACCGATTTCGGTGTCGTCGGCAAGCTGGCCAAAGGTGACGCCGTTGAAGTTGTTGAAGACAATGGCGCAGGCTGGGTACGGTTCCGCAGCGTAGACGGCGCAGAATCCGGTTGGATGGCCGACTTCCTGCTCAGCAACGGCTAACTTGCCAATCCTATAGCATCGCGCGATGAAGGGCCTTTCAATTGAAGGGCCCTTTGCATGTCTGCGACCCGTTCCATCCTTATCACCGGCTGCTCCAGCGGCATCGGCTATGCTGCCGCGCATGGCATGCGCGCGCGGGGTTGGCGGGTCTTTGCGGCCTGCCGCCAACAGGAAGATTGCGACCGTCTGGCCGCCGAAGGCTTCGACGCGCCGCGGCTGGATTACACGGACGAAACCAGCATCCAATCCGCGCTTGCCCAGGTGCTGGAACAGACCGGCGGCACATTGGACGCGGTGTTCAACAACGGCGCTCATGCCACGCCCGGTTTGGTCGAAGACCTCCCCACCGATGCACTGCGCGAAATTTTTGAGGCCAATTTCTTCGGTTGGCACAGCCTGACACGCTCGGTCATCCCGGTGATGCGTGCACAGGGCCACGGGCGGATTGTGCAGTGTTCCTCGGTTCTTGGCATGGTCGCTATGCCATGGCGCGGCGCCTATAACTCCACGAAATTCGCGCTCGAAGGGCTGACGGACACGCTCCGGCTTGAGATGCGCGGCACCGGGGTCGAACTGATCTTGATTGAGCCCGGCCCCGTCACCTCCAAGCTGCGGACCAAGGCAATCCCACGCTTCGAGCGTTGGATCGACTGGAAAAACAGCCCCCGCGCGGCGGAGTATGAGGCCACCATGCGCCCCCGGCTCTATGATGACAGCGGTAAGAAAGACCGGTTTGAGCTTTCCCCCGAAGCGGTGGTCGAAAAACTGGCCCATGCCGTCGAATCCCCCCGCCCTCGCCCGCGCTATTTCGTCACAACACCCACTCACATCGCCGGTGTTTTACGGCGTATCCTGCCGACGCGTGCGTTGGACTGGGTCACCAGCCGTTGATTTTGGTTGCGCGACTGCGCCGCGCCGCTACATCTCGGGGCAACGAAAGGACAGCCCATGCCAAATGATCCGTTTTTCGTGATCGTCCTGATCTCCGTCGTGGCGGTTGCCGTTGTGCTTATGATGGGCCTCGGTGGATTTGCCACAGGGGGCAAATTCAACAAGCGCAACGCCAACAAGCTGATGCGCTGGCGGATCATCGCCCAGTTTATCGCCGTGCTGCTGATCTTGGCCTATGTTTATTTCCGAGGGGGGACGATCTGATGGTTGTGCTTAACAAAATCTACACCCGTACCGGCGACAAGGGCACCACCGCGCTTGGCAATGGTGACCGTGTCGCCAAACATGACGCGCGGGTGGAGGCCTATGGCACTTCGGACGAATTGAACTGTTTTGTCGGCGTAGCACGGCTTGAAGCGACCAAAGACACGGACGACGCATTGGCACGCA
Protein-coding sequences here:
- a CDS encoding cytochrome P450, producing the protein MAQPTQPPRPLPVRVPLVTEPVGLLGSLQMARRNVLSIIPKIATTQPMVSGKTGKRWHMVMDPGAIRHVLLDRLEDYPKSDVTKNLLRPAIGDSLFIAEGAHWRWQRRAAAPVFSQRNVRNLAPVMTDAAARAADRIAAAGPRAVNMLDEMVTTTFDVIGDVTFSGDGTFDRDKVHGAIDDYIAEAGKISLFDILGFPDWLPRPGRMMSGQALKQMKAMADSAIEARVARGHEGTPDLLDLLLEGVDPKTKRQMNTAELRDNLLTFIVAGHETTALTLAWSMYLMGFDQDMQARARAEVQSVLGNRPCTGEDVDDLPLIRMIVDEALRLYPAAGIISRTAQKHDTLCDREIRPGDTVMIPIYALGRNELLWDDPDAFRPERFADRKAIDRYAYLPFGDGPRICIGASFALQEAVIILATLLGRFKFTPVPGKDPKPVMILTLRPEGGVWMTAEPLN
- a CDS encoding DNA topoisomerase IV subunit A; protein product: MSDTTTPPELDPNDLSEPLRRALGERYLTYALSTIMHRALPDARDGLKPVHRRILFAMRELRLSSTGGFRKSAKISGDVMGNYHPHGDAAIYDAMARLAQDFNVRYPLVDGQGNFGNIDGDNPAASRYTEARMTAVAEAMLEGLNENAVDYRENYDGTLTEPVVLPAQFPNLLANGSSGIAVGMATNIPPHNIAELCDACIHLIKTPDARDETLLNYVPGPDFPTGGVIVEPPENIANAYRTGRGSFRLRCRWEVEDLGRGAWQIVVTEIPYQVQKSKLIEKIAELIQAKKIPILADVRDESAEDVRMIIEPRSKNVDPAVLMGMLFRNSDLEVRFSLNMNVLIDGQTPKVCSLKEVLRAFLDHRREVLQRRSRHRMDKIDHRLEVLQGLITAFLNLDRVIEIIRYDDDPKAALMYEDWSRVHQDTLARAMDEAAYISPLAGVDVSKLAVIADAEAQATGVLTESGDTRAVPHSYAGRENGLSDVQAEAILNMRLRSLRRLEEDALVKERDTLMSERAGLEDLLDNEDLQWTTIADQLRATKKQFGKDWVIDGIKRGQRLSTFETAGEVEDVPIEAMIDREPITVVCSQMGWIRAMTGHIDLNRELKFKDGDGPRFIFHAETTDRLLVFGSNGRFYTVSAANLPGGRGMGEPLRLMVDLPNEVQIVSLFIHQPGRKLLVASSAGDGFVVPEDEVVAQTRSGKQVLNVRGDGVAALVCHPVSGDSVATVGENRKVLVFGLDELPEMGRGKGVRLQKYKDGGLSDATTFTRDAGLSWQDPAGRTRTEADLAEWTGKRASSGRMAPRGFPRDNKFN
- a CDS encoding SH3 domain-containing protein, with amino-acid sequence MKRFIFLTFGFMGWAFYEMSGGADFVPAGPQMASAEATGSGLIASANAATSSSSLVTAAVANAARKSETSATPIARKAQAPEAVATRVALNLTTLSDLPQANNSMVQKAVATSDDRAGAKVVKAKVVNARPMIQNASYSVTTANAPVVVPSLINSNDNSATYVSTTQADIRKVNGTRVNVRGGPGTDFGVVGKLAKGDAVEVVEDNGAGWVRFRSVDGAESGWMADFLLSNG
- a CDS encoding SDR family NAD(P)-dependent oxidoreductase, whose amino-acid sequence is MSATRSILITGCSSGIGYAAAHGMRARGWRVFAACRQQEDCDRLAAEGFDAPRLDYTDETSIQSALAQVLEQTGGTLDAVFNNGAHATPGLVEDLPTDALREIFEANFFGWHSLTRSVIPVMRAQGHGRIVQCSSVLGMVAMPWRGAYNSTKFALEGLTDTLRLEMRGTGVELILIEPGPVTSKLRTKAIPRFERWIDWKNSPRAAEYEATMRPRLYDDSGKKDRFELSPEAVVEKLAHAVESPRPRPRYFVTTPTHIAGVLRRILPTRALDWVTSR
- a CDS encoding twin transmembrane helix small protein, with the translated sequence MPNDPFFVIVLISVVAVAVVLMMGLGGFATGGKFNKRNANKLMRWRIIAQFIAVLLILAYVYFRGGTI